TAGCCATAATATTCTGTAGTATGTATATTCAATTTATAATATGTTTATAATATATACACACTGACTATAAACATATTATACAATATTTATACATTAGTTGTATACTCATACTGAATAAAAAGtacaatgaaataaaaattaaactttttttcttttcgttATAGATTTTGTTGGTCTGTTGTGTAGTGTAAAATCTCTCGTAAGGACTCAAGTCTCGGATATCTATCAATATATAGAGATTTTACCTCTATCACTGCATAAAATGATCTTCTTCAATTTCCGAGTTCCAAGGGTAAAACAATGGAACATCAAGTCTTTCATAATCTCAGTGAAAGATTGAATTTCTTATATAATGTCTACTTTTCCTGAAAAATACCAATTGAAGTGAAGGATCTTCATACTTGAGTGAGTCTATGACATGTCCCAAGAAGTGTACCTCCTCCTCCCTAGGGAGCTGGGCTCCCTTATCTCCTTGCATTCCAAATCCAAAAGCAAACATTTGCACTTTTGGCCATATTttgtactggtctttaatttttttccctcaagacaaataatttttttgcGGGACATAAGTTAATACTTTTGCATCATAATATCCTACAAGTTATGCCTCACGTCCCTTCAAAAACTTATGTCCCGCTAgtcaatttgaaggacaaaaattaaagaccgaccCATTTTGACGTACAAACCAtgcaatttcttgaatcttcagATGCCACACTTGGGCTAGACAAACGAATTTTCATGAAGCCCAAACCCCAACTCCGTCTTCAAAGCTTGTCCAAATCTCTGGACTATTTTTTGCAGCCCATTAAATTTTCGTAAATCGTGCTGACTAGTCCACATGCTCCAACGGTCATATTTTCAGAAGATTTAAAAATTATTATGCTACCTACTCCCAACGGTCATCTTGTTCATTTCCTTCCCTTCCTCAATATCTGTTAATCCCTCACAATTCATATAATACCAAAACTTTTTTAAAGAAAGAGAGGTATTTCTGAAATCAAGAGAAATAAATACTACTATTTGATTATTCAAAGAAATATGGATATGGGTGCTATTCCACTGAAAGAGACTCCACCATTGAGCTCTCCTAAGCCTTCTGCAGTTCCAAATCCTTCACTTTCCGGTATGTTGTTAATCACTATTGTTTATTATTAAGTTCATTCATAAATTTGAGTCTTGAAACCATAGAGTACTCCTTCTTTAACTCAATATTCTCATACTTGGACAATATGTTGTATTCACTGTGAAAGgatatgattttgaaagaaattaTTGAAATCCAAGAATTTATAGTAGCTTTATTCATCACATATTTTTGATAATGTTTCTTTTTTCTGCTCATAGGGTCAAGAGAAACGAATATTCTTTTGCACTTTCTCAAACTTTTATTCTCATATTTGGAAAAGATCAACCCCTAATTGTCTAGAATATCTTATGTTGACTATGAAAAGATACGATCATGAAACAAGTTCCTGAAACCTAAGAATGTATGATAGCTGTATTCATCACAAATTGTCTTATTTTGTTGATAGTGTTTCTTGTTTTCTGTTAATAGGGTCAAGAGAAACGAATGAAAATGAGCAGCCACTTGACCAGAAACCCATGACTACTAAGAATTTCATGTCACCCACAATATCTGCATCTTCCAAAGCTTCAGTTCCAATTAGAAAGAAAATTTTAGCAGAAAGGAATGAAATTTCCAGCTCATTTGAAAGCCTTCCTCCTCACAAATCCTCAAATCTTGGGTCTAAAACAAAATCCCTAAATTCGACCTCTCATCGTTCTGGAAAATTACCTATTTCTTCCTACAGTTATGCCTCTGAATCTGATAATGACCCAGAAAACAACTCAGTTGTTGAGTCCTCATACAAGCCATATGACCCCCTCACTAATGACCTTGGCCCTAGGCCTAAATATCTTCGTTATAAGCCAAATAGGCGTCGTGAGGCCCTTCTTGATCCTCAGAAATGTAATGATAATCAAGGGTCATTGGAGCAAGCTCAAGATTCCTCAAATCTTCCAGAACAAGATAATGTGGAGCCGGAGAACGATGAAGATGTGGTGGATAGTGTtgaggatgatgatgaagaaATGGAAGAGGTTGTGGACCGAGAATGGAGTTTGAAAGGGCTCTTTAAACTTCTGCTTCTATTGGTTGTTTTCTTTCTGCCAGGAGCAAATTTATCTTCCACGAACTTTGTGGTGAGTTCAGGTTCTGGCGATATGATTCGCAAGAACATCTTTGAAGCTATTTTCCACGAAATTTACGGGAGTGAAAGTGTAAATGTGGATCAGTTGAGTCAAAGAGACGCTGATTATGAACTTAATGCGGTTGAATTTGATGAAGATATTGTGGGGTTGTTGGAAGTGGAAAGTGctgaaatggaaaaagaagctgaGCTACAGGAAGGACTGAGTGctgatattgatattgatcaggAAAGCGCAGAGGTTGAACTTACTCAGAGTGTTGTAAATGATGATGAAGAGGAGGAAATTATGTCAACAGCTGCTGGTGAATTTACTAGTTCCAATGAAGTGGATGAGGAAGAAGTTGAAGGTTCTGATGAGCAGCTGCAGAAGGATCAAGTTCTCGAGAAGAAGGATCTTAATATCTATCAGATACCACTCAATCTTGAACCATTGCTTGATGACATTTCAAGTGCTTGTGCTACTCATTCACGCTACAAATTTGAGCAAGCAGAAGAAGCTGACAACAAGGTTGAGCAGGTCGAAAAAATCGCTGGAGAAGAAGAAATATCAGAGACAGTATCATCAGGAGTTGAAGAAGTTGACACCGAATTTGAAACCAGCAATCTTGACATTGAAATAGAGTCAGAGAATGCTGAAGTCAAAGAAATTGGACTGAGTAACGCAGTTATTATCATTGGAGTTTCAGCAGCTTCAGTGCTTTTGGCATCTTTGGCTACCATCTATGTTACAAGGAAACCAAAAGCTTCTATTGAAACAACAACTCAAGCTGGAATACTCAACAACCCAGTTATTGCTAGTGTTGAACGAGAAGTACTCTTTGAGAGGAAAACTGAAACTTCTCATGAACCACTGATCCTTGAGAGAACACCAGCCATTGGATCCATTACGCAAGCTTCATCTTTGTGTGGTCCAACGAAGGAAGCATCGAAAGAGATCAGCCACATCAGTGCACCTGAGATTGAACTACTAGGTGAAATGATGGTTGGAGAAGTGAGCAGCAGCTCCCTTAGAAGCTGTGTTAAGAAAAACAGCATGATTGAAGCAGAAGGGAGCAACACTAATTTATCTAAAGGTGTTGTACCTCTTGCTCAGCCATCGGTTATTGATCTAACAGATTCTCTACCACATGGAAGCTTTACAGCTGAAAAGAAGATCTTAAAGAAAAAGGTATGCTACAAAATTAAGTTCTTTTTTCCCCTACTGTTTAAATTCTAATGGAAAGCTACAATCTTTAACTGTTTGCTTCTGAATGCAGGTGGAGAAAGATGGAGAAGAGGTCAAGAAGGTGGCGTTAACGACCCCAGTTAGGAGATCAAGTCGAATTCGAGATCGAATTGGCATGTCCCCTTGAATGAATAACTACTGTGGGGGGTTTTTAATTTGTTGGTCTAGTGGAAACAGCATCTCTGCTGTTTCATAGTATTTGACACTTTGATCTTCTTTCAGTTCAAATTGTAGGGATGATTTCGTAGTTTATCAAGTGCAAGGCAACTAATTTGTAACTTGTAGGAAATGATGAATCTCAACACTCAATGTAGAATTCAATTAATTGATCATTAATGAATATTTTGCTTATCAGAGAGATTGAGGCCACGCTGTCCTTCTAAGAAGACTTAACAATTCAAAAGTTCCTGGGAATGGGGAATGAAGTGCTTATTCTGCTTGGATAAAATGGGTGTGAATTTCTGATGAGATCCAAATGTTTGTGAACGATTAAATAAACTGGCCATAAACATAAAACAGCAAGGGCTAAAAATAAATATACTTCTGCAATAACATATCAAAATTGAAGTATACACAAACTCTCTATCTAAATCTCTCTTTCTGTTGAATAGTACTCTCtccttattttctttttcatcttttGTGGTCCACTTTCTTTGATGAAGGTGGGATTAATAATCCAAAGTTGACATGATACTACAATACCCTAGGTTCTATGAACAGGAACCAGAGGGGGCCTGCTCCTGCTGATAAAACTTGTCTTTCCATTAGTACAAGATGCTGAAAATGATGAGTTCCTTGAGGCTTTCTTCAATATAGTTGCCTTAGGAAGAGTATATGATTTGTAAGAATCTAATCCAGCACCATAGCTCTTGCAAGACTTCATCTTTCTCTTGTAAGGTGATTCTTTCTTGACAAGATCTTCTAAGCTTGTCACTCTTGATAAAGATGTAAAACTCTGTG
The nucleotide sequence above comes from Lycium barbarum isolate Lr01 chromosome 3, ASM1917538v2, whole genome shotgun sequence. Encoded proteins:
- the LOC132633421 gene encoding uncharacterized protein LOC132633421, which codes for MDMGAIPLKETPPLSSPKPSAVPNPSLSGSRETNENEQPLDQKPMTTKNFMSPTISASSKASVPIRKKILAERNEISSSFESLPPHKSSNLGSKTKSLNSTSHRSGKLPISSYSYASESDNDPENNSVVESSYKPYDPLTNDLGPRPKYLRYKPNRRREALLDPQKCNDNQGSLEQAQDSSNLPEQDNVEPENDEDVVDSVEDDDEEMEEVVDREWSLKGLFKLLLLLVVFFLPGANLSSTNFVVSSGSGDMIRKNIFEAIFHEIYGSESVNVDQLSQRDADYELNAVEFDEDIVGLLEVESAEMEKEAELQEGLSADIDIDQESAEVELTQSVVNDDEEEEIMSTAAGEFTSSNEVDEEEVEGSDEQLQKDQVLEKKDLNIYQIPLNLEPLLDDISSACATHSRYKFEQAEEADNKVEQVEKIAGEEEISETVSSGVEEVDTEFETSNLDIEIESENAEVKEIGLSNAVIIIGVSAASVLLASLATIYVTRKPKASIETTTQAGILNNPVIASVEREVLFERKTETSHEPLILERTPAIGSITQASSLCGPTKEASKEISHISAPEIELLGEMMVGEVSSSSLRSCVKKNSMIEAEGSNTNLSKGVVPLAQPSVIDLTDSLPHGSFTAEKKILKKKVEKDGEEVKKVALTTPVRRSSRIRDRIGMSP